The proteins below are encoded in one region of Montipora foliosa isolate CH-2021 unplaced genomic scaffold, ASM3666993v2 scaffold_463, whole genome shotgun sequence:
- the LOC137989518 gene encoding uncharacterized protein, producing the protein MEEKASGIEVEQSELEKLIEEILEREKNAKNELESKDREKKSKAEKEKASAEEVRKQAMERMAKRKGDDEENKEKKPKIRRSTADAIDYLREKSSNEREYRKEELEIRKREIQLQAEKQDQTQRQQQAMFSAMMAQIQQQQQQQQNMMSLMKTLMENYKKA; encoded by the coding sequence ATGGAGGAAAAAGCTTCTGGAATCGAGGTGGAGCAGTCAGAGCTAGAGAAACTGATAGAGGAAATTTTAGAGCGAGAAAAGAACGCCAAAAACGAACTGGAGTCAAAAGACCGTGAAAAGAAGAGTAAGGCGGAGAAGGAAAAGGCTTCAGCAGAAGAAGTCAGGAAACAAGCGATGGAGAGAATGGCCAAACGAAAAGGTGATGatgaggaaaacaaagaaaagaaaccaaagaTCAGACGAAGCACTGCTGATGCTATAGATTATTTGAGAGAGAAATCAAGTAACGAAAGGGAGTATAGGAAAGAGGAATTAGAGATCAGGAAGAGAGAAATCCAGTTGCAGGCTGAAAAGCAAGATCAAACTCAAAGGCAACAGCAGGCTATGTTTTCAGCAATGATGGCTCAAATtcagcagcaacaacagcaacaacaaaatatGATGTCACTCATGAAGACACTCatggaaaattacaagaaagCATGA